In Halovulum dunhuangense, one genomic interval encodes:
- a CDS encoding enoyl-CoA hydratase/isomerase family protein, with the protein MSDIRIRKSGRIGHVTLNRPKALNALNIGMVHALSAALDEWATDDDIACVLIDAEGARAFCAGGDLQYMYETGSRGDFEPGRRFFRDEYALNARIADFPKPYVALMQGYTMGGGVGLGCHGSHRIVGESTRMSMPECTIGLVPDVGGSLLLAHAPGRLGEYLGLSGARMDASDALAAGFADHFIPEARWSELREALIETGDPSVIATLAQDPPDGRLMQDRDWIDAHFAGATLSDIWAALDADDKGRALRDSMARLCPISMACTVELIHRVRPFGHIRAALEMEYRFTHRAAEKGDLLEGIRAQIIDKDRTPRWSHPGPDAVPPEEVSAMLGTLGPDALRL; encoded by the coding sequence ATGAGCGACATCCGCATCCGAAAGTCGGGCCGCATCGGCCATGTCACGCTGAACCGCCCCAAGGCCCTGAACGCGCTGAACATCGGCATGGTCCATGCGCTGAGCGCCGCGCTCGACGAATGGGCCACCGACGATGATATCGCCTGCGTCCTGATCGACGCCGAGGGCGCGCGCGCATTCTGCGCCGGGGGCGACCTGCAATACATGTACGAGACGGGATCGCGTGGCGATTTCGAACCGGGGCGAAGGTTTTTCCGCGACGAATACGCGCTGAATGCCCGGATCGCCGACTTTCCAAAGCCTTACGTCGCGTTGATGCAAGGCTACACGATGGGCGGGGGCGTGGGGCTGGGCTGTCACGGATCGCACCGGATCGTGGGCGAGAGCACGCGCATGTCGATGCCCGAATGCACGATCGGGCTTGTTCCGGACGTCGGCGGCTCGCTGCTGCTGGCGCACGCGCCGGGACGGCTGGGCGAGTATCTGGGGCTGAGCGGCGCACGGATGGATGCCTCGGACGCGCTGGCGGCGGGCTTTGCCGACCATTTCATCCCCGAGGCGCGCTGGTCCGAGCTGCGCGAGGCGCTGATCGAGACGGGCGATCCATCTGTCATCGCGACGCTGGCACAGGATCCGCCCGACGGCCGCCTGATGCAGGACCGGGATTGGATCGACGCGCATTTCGCGGGTGCGACGCTGTCCGATATCTGGGCCGCGCTGGACGCGGATGACAAGGGCCGCGCCCTGCGCGACAGCATGGCGCGACTATGCCCTATTTCAATGGCTTGCACGGTGGAACTGATCCATCGTGTGCGCCCCTTCGGCCATATCCGGGCGGCGCTGGAAATGGAGTACCGCTTCACCCACCGCGCCGCGGAAAAGGGCGACCTGCTCGAGGGCATCCGCGCCCAGATCATCGACAAGGACCGCACCCCGCGCTGGAGCCATCCGGGCCCGGATGCGGTGCCCCCGGAAGAGGTGTCGGCCATGCTGGGCACGCTCGGCCCCGACGCGCTGCGGCTTTGA
- the mmsB gene encoding 3-hydroxyisobutyrate dehydrogenase: MKIGFIGLGNMGGPMAKNLAAAGHDVTGFDVAGVTVEGVAQAASAPDAAQGADIVVTMLPDGPILRRVAAEVIPAMQAGAVLVDCSTVDVESARAVAEQAQAAGLGFVDAPVSGGIGGAQAGTLTFMAGGAERDFATALPLFEIMGQKAVHCGGAGSGQAAKICNNMILGISMLGVCEAFGLAQKLGLDAQKMFDVVSTSSGSCWSINTYCPVPGVGPKTPADNDYKPGFAAELMLKDLNLSQAAAGAADADTPMGAHAAALYAAFVEGGGKGRDFSAVLPWLAGRHRGE; the protein is encoded by the coding sequence ATGAAGATCGGATTCATCGGACTGGGCAACATGGGCGGCCCGATGGCGAAAAACCTTGCCGCGGCTGGCCATGACGTCACCGGCTTCGACGTGGCGGGCGTCACCGTCGAGGGCGTGGCACAGGCCGCAAGCGCCCCCGACGCTGCCCAGGGGGCGGATATCGTCGTGACCATGCTGCCCGACGGCCCGATCCTGCGCCGCGTCGCCGCCGAGGTGATCCCGGCGATGCAGGCCGGCGCGGTGCTGGTCGACTGCTCGACCGTCGACGTGGAAAGCGCGCGTGCCGTGGCCGAACAGGCGCAGGCGGCGGGGCTGGGCTTTGTCGACGCGCCGGTTTCGGGCGGGATCGGCGGCGCGCAGGCGGGTACGCTGACCTTCATGGCGGGGGGCGCCGAGCGGGATTTCGCCACCGCCCTGCCCCTGTTCGAGATCATGGGCCAGAAGGCCGTGCATTGCGGCGGCGCCGGATCGGGCCAGGCGGCCAAGATCTGCAACAACATGATCCTGGGCATTTCCATGCTGGGCGTGTGCGAGGCCTTTGGCCTGGCGCAGAAACTGGGGCTGGACGCGCAGAAGATGTTCGACGTCGTGTCGACCTCGTCGGGCTCTTGCTGGTCGATCAACACCTATTGCCCGGTGCCGGGCGTGGGGCCGAAAACGCCCGCCGACAACGACTACAAGCCGGGCTTTGCCGCCGAACTGATGCTGAAGGACCTGAACCTCAGCCAGGCTGCTGCCGGGGCCGCCGATGCGGATACGCCGATGGGCGCCCATGCGGCGGCACTCTATGCCGCCTTCGTCGAAGGGGGCGGCAAGGGGCGCGACTTCTCTGCGGTGCTGCCCTGGCTTGCCGGCCGTCACCGGGGCGAATGA
- the uvrA gene encoding excinuclease ABC subunit UvrA, translating into MADLKKIEIRGAREHNLKSIDVDIPRDELVVITGLSGSGKSSLAFDTIYAEGQRRYVESLSAYARQFLDMMQKPDVDHISGLSPAISIEQKTTSKNPRSTVGTVTEIYDYLRLLFARVGTPYSPATGLPIEAQQVQDMVDRVMAMEEGTRAYLLAPIVRDRKGEYRKEFQELAKQGFQRVKVNGAFHELDDAPVLDKKFRHNIDVVVDRIVVKDGIQTRLADSFRTALDLADGIAILETAPKEGDPERITFSENFACPVSGFTIPEIEPRLFSFNAPFGACPECDGLGAELFFDERLVVPDENISLFGGAIAPWAKTKSPYYRQTIEAIARHYGFDAKKKWRDLPPVAQQVMLHGSGGEKIKFRYDEGGRIYEVARPFEGVIPNMERRYRETDSAWVREEFERFQNNRPCGACGGYRLKPEALAVKIAGRHVGEAVQLSIREALDWAESVPAALTAQKNEIARAILKEIRERLGFLVNVGLDYLTLSRSSGTLSGGESQRIRLASQIGSGLTGVLYVLDEPSIGLHQRDNGRLLTTLKNLRDQGNTVIVVEHDEEAIREADYVLDIGPGAGVHGGQIIAAGTPAQIEAAPGSITGDYLAGRRRIEVPAERRKGNGKWIVVEEASGNNLRDVTARFPLATFTCVTGVSGGGKSTLTIETLFKTASMRLNGARQTPAPCRSITGLEHLDKVIDIDQRPIGRTPRSNPATYTGAFTPIRDWFAGLPEAKARGYKPGRFSFNVKGGRCEACQGDGVIKIEMHFLPDVYVTCETCQGKRYNRETLEIRFKGKSIADVLDMTVEDAEQFFSAVPAIREKMTALMRVGLGYIKVGQQATTLSGGEAQRVKLSKELAKRSTGRTLYILDEPTTGLHFEDVKKLLEVLHELVEQGNTVVVIEHNLDVIKTADHIIDIGPEGGDGGGEIVATGTPEEIAAVEKSHTGQYLVPMLKVGRIAAE; encoded by the coding sequence ATGGCTGATCTCAAGAAAATCGAAATCCGCGGCGCGCGCGAACATAACCTGAAGTCGATCGACGTGGACATTCCGCGCGACGAGCTGGTGGTGATCACCGGCCTCTCCGGCTCGGGGAAGTCGAGCCTCGCCTTCGACACGATCTATGCCGAGGGGCAGCGCCGCTATGTCGAATCGCTGTCGGCCTATGCGCGGCAGTTCCTCGACATGATGCAGAAGCCCGATGTGGACCACATCTCGGGCCTGAGCCCGGCCATCTCGATCGAGCAGAAGACCACATCGAAGAACCCGCGGTCCACCGTGGGCACGGTGACCGAGATCTACGATTACCTGCGGCTTCTGTTCGCCCGCGTCGGCACCCCCTACAGCCCGGCCACCGGGCTGCCCATCGAGGCGCAGCAGGTGCAGGACATGGTGGACCGCGTCATGGCCATGGAAGAGGGCACCCGCGCCTATCTGCTGGCCCCCATCGTGCGCGACCGCAAGGGCGAGTATCGCAAGGAATTCCAGGAACTTGCGAAGCAGGGCTTCCAGCGCGTCAAGGTGAACGGCGCGTTTCACGAGCTGGACGATGCGCCCGTGCTCGACAAGAAGTTCCGCCACAATATCGACGTGGTGGTGGACCGCATCGTGGTGAAGGACGGGATCCAGACCCGGCTGGCGGACAGCTTCCGCACCGCGCTGGACCTGGCCGACGGCATCGCCATCCTGGAAACCGCGCCGAAGGAAGGCGATCCCGAGCGGATCACCTTCTCCGAGAATTTCGCCTGCCCGGTGTCGGGCTTCACCATCCCGGAAATCGAGCCGCGGCTCTTTTCCTTCAACGCGCCCTTCGGGGCGTGCCCGGAATGCGACGGGCTTGGGGCCGAGCTGTTCTTCGACGAACGCCTCGTGGTGCCGGACGAGAACATCAGCCTGTTCGGCGGCGCCATCGCGCCCTGGGCCAAGACCAAGTCGCCCTATTACCGGCAGACCATCGAGGCGATCGCCAGGCACTACGGGTTCGACGCGAAGAAGAAATGGCGCGACCTTCCGCCCGTGGCGCAGCAGGTGATGCTGCACGGATCAGGCGGCGAGAAGATCAAGTTCCGCTACGATGAAGGCGGGCGCATCTACGAGGTGGCGCGCCCCTTCGAAGGCGTGATCCCCAACATGGAACGCCGCTACCGCGAGACCGACAGCGCCTGGGTGCGCGAGGAATTCGAGCGTTTCCAGAACAACCGACCCTGCGGCGCCTGCGGCGGCTATCGCCTGAAGCCCGAGGCGCTGGCGGTCAAGATCGCCGGCCGCCATGTCGGCGAGGCGGTGCAGCTTTCGATCCGCGAGGCGCTGGACTGGGCCGAAAGCGTGCCGGCCGCGCTGACGGCGCAGAAGAACGAGATCGCCCGTGCCATTCTGAAGGAAATCCGCGAAAGGCTTGGTTTCCTTGTGAATGTCGGGCTTGATTACCTGACGCTTTCACGGTCGTCGGGCACGCTTTCGGGCGGCGAGAGCCAGCGCATCCGGCTGGCCAGCCAGATCGGTTCGGGGCTGACGGGGGTGCTCTATGTCCTCGACGAGCCCTCGATCGGGCTCCATCAGCGCGACAACGGGCGGCTTCTGACCACGCTCAAGAACCTGCGCGACCAGGGCAACACCGTGATCGTGGTCGAACACGACGAGGAGGCCATCCGCGAGGCGGACTACGTTCTCGACATCGGCCCCGGCGCGGGCGTGCATGGCGGCCAGATCATCGCCGCCGGCACCCCCGCCCAGATCGAGGCGGCGCCGGGGTCCATCACCGGCGACTACCTGGCCGGCCGACGCCGGATCGAGGTGCCGGCCGAACGGCGCAAGGGCAACGGCAAGTGGATCGTGGTCGAGGAAGCGTCGGGCAACAACCTGCGCGACGTGACCGCGCGGTTCCCGCTGGCCACCTTTACCTGCGTGACGGGCGTCTCGGGCGGCGGCAAGTCAACGCTGACCATCGAGACGCTGTTCAAGACCGCCTCGATGCGGCTGAACGGCGCCCGGCAGACACCGGCGCCCTGCCGATCGATCACCGGGCTTGAGCATCTGGACAAGGTCATCGACATCGACCAGCGCCCGATCGGGCGCACGCCCCGCTCGAACCCTGCCACCTATACCGGGGCCTTCACGCCGATCCGCGACTGGTTCGCGGGCCTGCCCGAGGCCAAGGCGCGCGGCTACAAGCCCGGGCGCTTCAGCTTCAACGTGAAGGGCGGGCGCTGCGAGGCCTGCCAGGGCGACGGGGTCATCAAGATCGAGATGCATTTCCTGCCGGATGTCTACGTCACCTGCGAGACCTGCCAGGGCAAGCGCTACAACCGCGAGACGCTGGAGATCCGCTTCAAGGGCAAATCCATCGCCGATGTGCTGGACATGACGGTCGAGGATGCCGAGCAGTTCTTCTCGGCCGTTCCCGCGATCCGCGAGAAGATGACCGCGCTGATGCGGGTGGGCTTGGGCTACATCAAGGTGGGCCAGCAGGCCACGACCCTTTCGGGCGGCGAGGCGCAGCGCGTCAAGCTGTCCAAGGAACTGGCCAAGCGCTCCACGGGCCGCACGCTCTACATTCTCGACGAGCCGACCACCGGCCTGCATTTCGAAGATGTTAAGAAATTGCTGGAAGTCTTGCACGAGCTGGTGGAGCAGGGGAACACGGTGGTGGTGATCGAGCACAATCTCGACGTGATCAAGACGGCCGACCACATCATCGACATCGGGCCCGAAGGGGGCGACGGGGGTGGCGAAATTGTGGCGACCGGCACGCCGGAGGAAATCGCGGCAGTCGAGAAAAGCCATACCGGTCAGTATCTTGTGCCCATGTTGAAAGTCGGAAGGATAGCGGCGGAATAG
- a CDS encoding lytic transglycosylase domain-containing protein, with amino-acid sequence MTARITILAGLALLVVMPSGAGANGLFGSGSALSSYDQALIRKPEPGALRNAPRIPSTAREAVETPGISLDVYSPGQEFAVARPLPDSPHAPHARAAAMRHGIPVDLFMALVTQESGWNPRAVSHKGAIGLAQLMPGTARILGVDPHDPLQNLDGGARYLAEQYRKFGSWRLALAAYNAGPQAVERYRGVPPYRETRNYVTAILGN; translated from the coding sequence ATGACCGCGCGTATTACAATCCTGGCGGGCCTTGCCCTGCTGGTCGTCATGCCATCCGGTGCTGGTGCGAACGGACTTTTCGGCAGCGGCTCGGCGCTGTCCTCGTACGATCAGGCGCTTATCCGCAAGCCCGAGCCGGGCGCCCTGCGCAACGCGCCGCGCATCCCCAGCACAGCGCGCGAGGCGGTGGAAACGCCGGGGATATCTCTCGACGTCTACAGTCCGGGGCAGGAATTCGCCGTCGCCCGGCCGCTGCCCGACAGCCCGCACGCCCCCCATGCCCGTGCCGCCGCGATGCGCCACGGGATTCCGGTGGACCTGTTCATGGCGCTGGTCACGCAGGAAAGCGGCTGGAACCCGCGGGCGGTGTCCCACAAGGGGGCGATCGGGCTGGCGCAGCTGATGCCCGGCACCGCGCGCATCCTGGGTGTCGATCCGCATGATCCGCTGCAGAACCTGGATGGCGGCGCGCGCTATCTGGCCGAGCAGTACCGCAAGTTCGGCAGCTGGCGGCTTGCGCTGGCGGCCTACAATGCCGGCCCGCAGGCGGTGGAACGCTATCGCGGCGTGCCGCCCTATCGCGAGACGCGCAACTACGTCACCGCCATCCTGGGCAACTGA
- the ssb gene encoding single-stranded DNA-binding protein, with product MAGSVNKVILIGNLGADPEVRSFQNGGKVCNLRIATSERWRDRNSGENREKTEWHNVAIFAEPLVKIAEQYLRKGSKVYVEGQLETRKWQDQSGQDRYTTEVVLRPYKGELTMLDGRGEGGGGGGGGSSYGGGSGSYGGGNDRDYGSGMQQPSGPPRDMDDDIPF from the coding sequence ATGGCCGGCAGCGTGAACAAGGTGATCCTCATCGGCAATCTGGGCGCCGATCCCGAGGTGCGAAGCTTCCAGAACGGGGGCAAGGTCTGCAACCTGCGGATCGCCACATCCGAGCGCTGGCGCGACCGCAACAGCGGCGAGAACCGCGAAAAGACCGAATGGCACAACGTCGCCATCTTCGCGGAACCGCTGGTCAAGATCGCCGAGCAGTATCTGCGCAAGGGATCCAAGGTCTATGTCGAGGGTCAGCTGGAAACGCGCAAATGGCAGGACCAGTCCGGCCAGGACCGTTACACCACCGAGGTCGTGCTGCGTCCCTACAAGGGCGAGCTGACCATGCTCGACGGTCGCGGCGAGGGCGGCGGTGGCGGTGGCGGCGGCTCCTCCTATGGCGGGGGCTCGGGCTCCTACGGGGGCGGCAACGACCGCGATTACGGCAGCGGCATGCAGCAGCCCTCGGGCCCGCCGCGCGACATGGACGACGACATCCCGTTCTGA
- the gyrA gene encoding DNA gyrase subunit A, with product MSSDDETPAEGGQPPARQPHSGPTITIESEMETSFLDYAMSVIISRAIPDLRDGLKPVHRRILYAMHETGNTADKPYRKSARPVGDVMGKYHPHGDSAIYDALVRMAQDFSMSLTLLDGQGNFGSMDGDAPAAMRYTEVRMDKAADFLLADIDKDTVDFQDNYDGKDREPVVLPARFPNMLVNGAGGIAVGMATNIPPHNLGEVIDATQALIENPDLSSEQLMEYVPAPDFPTGGIILGRSGARKAYLEGRGSVIIRARTAIEEIRRDRHAIIVTEIPYQVNKATMIERIAELARDKKIEGIAHVQDESDRVGVRVVIELKRDATPEVVLNQLYRFTPLQTSFGCNMLALNGGKPEQLTLRDFLTAFISFREDAVARRTAFELNKARERAHVLCGLAVAVSNVDEVVATIRSSADAAEARERLMTRRWPARDIADYIRLVDDPSHKINEDGTYNLSETQARAILDLRLQRLTQLGVKEVTDELGELSAKIKDFLDILRSRERIMAIISSELAEVRELFAVPRRTEIVEHAADFEDEDLIEPEDMVVTVTLSGYIKRTALSEYREQKRGGKGLAGMSMKDEDVVTTLFVANTHTPLLFFTTEGMVYKLKTWRLPQAGRNARGKAIVNILPIPQGVSVAAIMPVDRPEEEWENLQIVFATSEGTVRRNALSDFTNVKSNGKIAMKLPEGVSLVNARICDENDDVMLVTALGKAIRFPTTDVRIFKGRDSTGVRGIRLADGDSVVSMAVIRHFEAGSDERAAYLKMRRAVAGADDEGADADAEEPVADVALAQERYAEMSAAEDLILTITAGGSGKLSSSHDYPVRGRGGQGVMACDKGMRGGRLVASFPVDAADQIMLVTSAGQSIRCPVADISFRSRGAGGVKVFNTARGEEVVSVAWIADTGNGEEEA from the coding sequence ATGAGCAGCGACGACGAGACTCCCGCAGAAGGCGGCCAACCGCCCGCGCGCCAACCCCATTCGGGGCCGACCATCACGATCGAGAGCGAGATGGAGACCTCGTTCCTCGATTACGCGATGTCGGTCATCATCAGCCGCGCGATCCCCGACCTGCGCGACGGGCTGAAACCGGTGCACCGGCGCATTCTCTATGCCATGCACGAGACGGGCAACACCGCCGACAAGCCCTATCGAAAGTCGGCGCGCCCGGTGGGCGACGTGATGGGGAAATACCACCCCCATGGCGACAGCGCGATCTATGACGCGCTGGTGCGCATGGCGCAGGACTTCTCGATGTCGCTGACGCTTCTGGACGGCCAGGGCAATTTCGGCTCGATGGACGGCGATGCCCCCGCGGCCATGCGCTACACCGAGGTGCGCATGGACAAGGCCGCGGATTTCCTGCTGGCCGACATCGACAAGGACACCGTCGATTTCCAGGACAATTACGACGGCAAGGACCGCGAGCCGGTGGTGCTGCCGGCGCGCTTTCCCAACATGCTGGTCAACGGCGCGGGCGGCATCGCCGTCGGCATGGCGACCAACATCCCGCCGCACAACCTGGGCGAGGTGATCGACGCGACGCAGGCGCTGATCGAGAACCCCGACCTGAGTTCCGAGCAGCTGATGGAGTATGTGCCGGCCCCCGATTTCCCGACGGGCGGCATCATCCTGGGCCGGTCCGGCGCGCGCAAGGCCTACCTTGAGGGGCGCGGCTCGGTCATCATCCGCGCCCGGACCGCCATCGAGGAGATCCGCCGCGACCGCCACGCCATCATCGTGACCGAGATCCCCTACCAGGTGAACAAGGCCACCATGATCGAGCGTATCGCGGAACTCGCGCGCGACAAGAAGATCGAGGGCATCGCCCATGTGCAGGACGAAAGCGACCGCGTCGGCGTGCGGGTCGTGATCGAACTCAAGCGCGACGCCACGCCCGAGGTGGTGCTGAACCAGCTCTACCGCTTCACGCCGCTTCAGACCTCGTTCGGCTGCAACATGCTGGCGCTGAACGGCGGCAAGCCCGAGCAGCTGACCCTGCGCGATTTCCTGACCGCCTTCATCTCGTTCCGCGAGGATGCGGTGGCGCGGCGCACGGCGTTCGAGCTGAACAAGGCGCGCGAGCGGGCGCATGTGCTCTGCGGGCTGGCCGTGGCCGTGTCGAACGTGGACGAGGTGGTGGCCACGATCCGCAGCTCGGCCGACGCGGCCGAGGCGCGCGAGCGGCTGATGACCCGCCGCTGGCCCGCGCGCGACATCGCCGACTACATCCGGCTGGTGGACGACCCCAGCCACAAGATCAACGAGGACGGCACCTACAACCTGTCCGAGACGCAGGCGCGCGCGATCCTCGACCTGCGGCTTCAGCGGCTGACGCAGCTGGGCGTCAAGGAAGTCACCGACGAGCTGGGCGAGCTGTCGGCGAAGATCAAGGACTTCCTCGACATCCTGCGCTCGCGCGAGCGGATCATGGCGATCATCTCGTCCGAACTGGCCGAGGTGCGCGAGCTGTTCGCCGTGCCGCGCCGCACGGAGATCGTGGAACACGCCGCCGATTTCGAGGACGAGGACCTGATCGAGCCCGAGGACATGGTCGTGACCGTGACCCTGTCGGGCTACATCAAGCGCACCGCCCTTTCCGAGTACCGGGAGCAGAAGCGCGGCGGCAAGGGACTGGCCGGCATGTCGATGAAGGACGAGGACGTGGTCACCACCCTCTTCGTCGCCAACACCCACACGCCGCTTCTGTTCTTCACCACCGAGGGGATGGTCTACAAGCTCAAGACCTGGCGCCTGCCGCAGGCGGGCCGCAACGCGCGCGGAAAGGCCATCGTCAACATCCTGCCGATCCCGCAGGGCGTGTCGGTCGCGGCCATCATGCCGGTCGACCGCCCCGAGGAGGAGTGGGAGAACCTGCAGATCGTCTTCGCCACCTCCGAGGGGACGGTGCGCCGGAACGCGTTGTCCGACTTCACCAACGTGAAGTCCAACGGCAAGATCGCCATGAAGCTGCCCGAGGGCGTCAGCCTGGTGAATGCCCGCATCTGCGACGAGAATGACGACGTGATGCTTGTCACCGCCCTGGGCAAGGCGATCCGCTTCCCCACGACGGATGTGCGCATCTTCAAGGGGCGCGATTCGACCGGCGTGCGCGGTATCCGCCTGGCGGATGGTGACAGCGTCGTCTCGATGGCCGTGATCCGGCATTTCGAGGCCGGATCGGACGAGCGCGCGGCCTATCTCAAGATGCGCCGCGCCGTGGCAGGCGCCGATGACGAAGGCGCCGACGCCGATGCCGAGGAACCCGTGGCCGACGTGGCCCTCGCCCAGGAGCGCTATGCCGAGATGTCGGCGGCCGAGGATCTGATCCTGACCATCACCGCGGGCGGATCGGGCAAGCTGTCCTCCAGCCACGACTACCCGGTGCGCGGGCGCGGCGGCCAGGGCGTGATGGCCTGCGACAAGGGCATGCGCGGGGGCCGGCTTGTCGCCTCCTTCCCGGTGGATGCGGCCGACCAGATCATGCTGGTGACATCCGCGGGCCAGTCGATCCGCTGCCCGGTGGCCGACATCTCCTTCCGTTCGCGCGGGGCGGGCGGGGTCAAGGTGTTCAACACCGCCAGGGGCGAGGAAGTCGTCTCTGTCGCCTGGATCGCCGACACCGGCAACGGCGAGGAAGAGGCCTGA
- a CDS encoding DoxX family protein, with product MTAVSTFAAPLGRFLLAFIFIFAGFGKLGDVQGTAGYIASGGLPGFLVYPTIALEIVGGLFILVGYQVRVTALLLAGFSLLSGFLYHYLPAQGMEGFAQMAEMNQFFKNVSIAGGFLLLTALGAGPLSVDNRNDGGTPARA from the coding sequence ATGACCGCAGTTTCGACCTTTGCCGCGCCGCTTGGCCGGTTCCTTCTCGCCTTCATCTTCATCTTCGCAGGCTTCGGCAAGCTGGGCGATGTCCAGGGCACCGCGGGCTACATCGCCTCGGGCGGCCTGCCGGGCTTTCTGGTCTATCCGACCATCGCGCTGGAAATCGTCGGCGGCCTGTTCATCCTGGTGGGCTACCAGGTCCGCGTGACCGCGCTGCTGCTGGCCGGCTTCTCGCTGCTTTCGGGCTTCCTCTACCACTACCTGCCCGCCCAGGGCATGGAGGGCTTCGCCCAGATGGCCGAGATGAACCAGTTCTTCAAGAACGTCTCGATCGCCGGCGGCTTCCTGCTGCTGACCGCGCTGGGCGCTGGCCCGCTGTCGGTGGACAACCGCAACGATGGCGGCACGCCCGCCCGCGCCTGA
- a CDS encoding class I SAM-dependent methyltransferase has product MAGARLTEVREIWESAAPGWAKWEATLTSQFSDVTDTLIDMAGVRPGMRVLDVACGAGSTSQKLAQRVGSRGRVVASDISARMLEYLRQSAAEAGIDTIETLECAAESLGDAPGPFDAAVCRLGLMLFPAPDTALQGVRRVLAPGARFAALVFTTPQRNPYMAQPLGILMRHAGKSPPPPGQPGIFALGAEGMLARMIGDAGFEDIETRTLQAELRLPDAAVAQTMMQDAFGVFRALVAGLSPEERARAWDEVAECLARFETDRGFEAQFEFVLASGARPA; this is encoded by the coding sequence ATGGCCGGGGCCAGGCTGACCGAGGTACGAGAGATCTGGGAGTCCGCCGCACCCGGCTGGGCGAAATGGGAAGCGACGCTTACCTCCCAGTTTTCCGATGTCACCGACACCCTGATCGACATGGCGGGGGTCCGCCCCGGGATGCGCGTGCTGGACGTCGCCTGCGGCGCGGGCAGCACAAGCCAGAAGCTCGCGCAGCGGGTCGGGTCCAGGGGGCGCGTGGTTGCCAGCGACATTTCGGCACGCATGCTGGAATATCTTCGGCAGAGTGCCGCAGAAGCGGGCATCGACACGATCGAGACGCTCGAATGCGCGGCCGAGTCGCTGGGCGACGCGCCGGGTCCGTTCGACGCCGCGGTTTGCCGGCTGGGGCTGATGCTGTTTCCCGCGCCGGACACCGCCCTTCAGGGCGTGCGTCGCGTCCTGGCGCCCGGGGCGCGGTTTGCCGCGCTGGTCTTCACGACGCCACAGCGGAACCCCTACATGGCGCAGCCGCTGGGCATCCTGATGCGGCATGCAGGCAAGTCGCCGCCGCCTCCGGGCCAGCCCGGCATCTTCGCGCTGGGCGCGGAAGGGATGCTGGCCCGCATGATCGGCGATGCCGGTTTCGAGGATATCGAGACGCGTACCCTGCAGGCGGAACTTCGTCTTCCGGACGCCGCCGTCGCGCAGACGATGATGCAGGATGCCTTCGGCGTCTTCCGCGCGTTGGTGGCAGGGCTTTCGCCCGAGGAACGCGCCCGCGCCTGGGACGAGGTCGCCGAGTGCCTGGCGCGGTTCGAGACGGACCGGGGCTTCGAGGCGCAGTTCGAATTCGTTCTCGCATCGGGGGCAAGGCCCGCCTGA